The Pseudomonadota bacterium genome has a window encoding:
- a CDS encoding NAD(P)/FAD-dependent oxidoreductase: MSKHEDFDVAIIGGGVSGLVCACYLQKAGLKVAVFEAREESGGGRCAHEAMRPGHIVQSCIWGDVEPIMMSQLDLELDRYGYQDTHMMADWGWGYIFEDNTCLVNNCWDPTKTADKVRRFSEKDAQKILDMVAYFSEPYDDKVSKMCKFTELFFTDFWTWENFDILLDLVAPVFPFKDPYEITDLNAFEMLDAMYESEQFKMYAASIAIGGAIYPHYTGGQSMLAALLPMGLYYSHPKNGCHSVAHVFIRCFRALGGKLFNSCPVKKIIVAGGEAKGVILDDDAAFPGKEITAKKVVTNINPRYTFCEMVGEEHLDRKVIQKLKTNWKYDGVLVEIHFALKHRPRFEAEKDDPDIIQSLTGMIGPNTLGELMQGWGERVGGRIPSEGLTPLSYVYAHMDDPTQTKSDNCVINVCIEVPYAIYEKGGPEIWDDKDFRKSVFDTHIGTMEKACPGFTDSILDYWFTTPLDLSRFNPHYTRGCMSGGSTAANQMFFANRADIEGFEKGGVVTPIKNLYGAGSVGPSWSSGGNGYRAACQIAEELGIRNQPWWVHRAFEYIQKKYIDKTYVPLKKTSILD; the protein is encoded by the coding sequence ATGTCAAAACATGAAGATTTTGATGTTGCCATTATTGGCGGTGGTGTATCTGGATTGGTTTGTGCCTGTTATCTTCAAAAGGCAGGATTGAAAGTGGCAGTATTTGAAGCCAGGGAGGAATCGGGAGGAGGACGGTGCGCTCACGAAGCTATGCGTCCCGGTCATATAGTTCAGTCCTGTATATGGGGAGATGTAGAGCCTATAATGATGTCTCAACTGGATTTGGAATTGGACAGATATGGATATCAGGATACACATATGATGGCGGATTGGGGCTGGGGCTATATTTTTGAAGACAATACCTGTCTTGTAAATAACTGCTGGGACCCGACAAAAACGGCTGATAAAGTAAGAAGATTTTCGGAAAAAGATGCCCAAAAGATTTTGGATATGGTTGCCTATTTTTCTGAGCCTTATGATGATAAAGTATCCAAGATGTGCAAATTCACAGAGTTGTTTTTCACTGATTTCTGGACCTGGGAAAATTTCGATATTCTTCTTGATCTGGTTGCTCCTGTTTTTCCGTTTAAAGATCCGTACGAGATAACCGACTTAAATGCATTTGAAATGCTGGATGCAATGTATGAAAGCGAACAGTTTAAAATGTATGCCGCAAGTATTGCCATAGGAGGCGCCATATATCCTCACTATACCGGAGGACAGAGTATGCTGGCCGCATTGCTGCCGATGGGATTATATTATTCTCATCCGAAAAACGGATGTCATTCCGTAGCCCATGTATTTATACGTTGTTTCAGGGCTCTTGGCGGTAAGTTGTTTAACAGTTGCCCGGTAAAGAAAATTATTGTTGCAGGAGGAGAAGCCAAAGGAGTTATTTTAGATGATGATGCAGCTTTTCCGGGTAAAGAAATAACCGCAAAAAAGGTTGTAACCAATATAAATCCCCGTTACACATTTTGCGAAATGGTGGGTGAGGAGCATCTCGACAGAAAAGTAATCCAGAAACTTAAGACAAACTGGAAGTATGACGGAGTACTGGTCGAAATACATTTTGCATTAAAACACAGGCCCCGCTTTGAAGCGGAAAAAGATGATCCTGATATTATTCAATCACTGACCGGCATGATAGGACCAAATACCCTGGGAGAACTTATGCAGGGATGGGGAGAAAGAGTCGGCGGCAGAATTCCTTCAGAAGGATTAACACCTCTTAGTTATGTTTATGCTCATATGGATGATCCAACACAAACCAAATCTGATAATTGTGTTATAAATGTTTGCATAGAAGTACCTTATGCAATCTATGAAAAGGGCGGGCCGGAGATCTGGGATGACAAGGATTTCAGAAAGTCTGTATTTGATACTCACATTGGAACCATGGAAAAAGCCTGCCCGGGTTTTACAGATAGTATACTTGACTATTGGTTCACCACACCCCTTGATCTTTCAAGATTTAATCCACACTACACCAGAGGATGTATGAGCGGTGGAAGCACTGCAGCCAACCAAATGTTTTTTGCAAACAGAGCGGATATAGAAGGTTTTGAAAAAGGAGGAGTTGTAACTCCTATTAAAAACCTTTACGGAGCAGGAAGCGTCGGGCCTTCATGGAGCAGCGGCGGAAACGGATACCGTGCGGCATGTCAGATCGCTGAAGAGCTTGGGATAAGAAATCAGCCTTGGTGGGTTCACAGAGCTTTTGAATATATTCAGAAAAAATATATCGACAAGACTTACGTCCCGTTAAAAAAGACGAGCATATTGGACTAG
- a CDS encoding helix-turn-helix domain-containing protein yields the protein MASLPRTKVAQTNAKLYMSLGILIKDYRKWRGISQEAFAESIKISVRELQYWESDTRNARIENLHDLSEVAGIPMQVCVALNAQQPVWYSLRTRRFTYSSIEEALFSSPELLKSSQQFDEGVITRYDTVKTDKHIRMIISCHCDIYGTENTITANTIKAAGMLLPDLNIIAFDSWGHYVGHQICLPVKYDLYRQLKEQNVFEGNITDKTIADILKMGEGVFYFYSIFTANTSAAQTILSNNHRYLDKIESKDKYLIVRNAVTADGRNLSGSFGMKMIFSKKTANKNIQTETVPAMYEARLDLLLERAGKPYSLFEESAEKPDKSNFIEDAGNKESTVKPDKKRYNINELHQKFMEAKKGGDFPLNVDFPLNVDTKKQSSINNENNVKQLKPDICPNPKCVFYSKLNKGNIVLNGTYRKKDGSVSRRFLCKKCGKSFCNRAGSIFYGLRSPEEKVLKSIELLQKGESIQGVSKALGVKFDTVRHWMKIAAEEKQ from the coding sequence ATGGCCTCTTTACCACGAACAAAGGTTGCGCAGACAAATGCAAAGCTATATATGTCTTTGGGAATATTGATTAAAGACTACCGTAAATGGCGTGGAATCAGCCAGGAGGCTTTTGCGGAATCTATAAAGATAAGTGTGAGGGAATTGCAATATTGGGAGTCCGATACCCGAAACGCCAGAATAGAAAATCTTCATGACCTTTCCGAAGTAGCCGGAATCCCAATGCAGGTTTGTGTGGCGTTGAATGCTCAACAGCCGGTCTGGTATTCGCTCAGAACAAGGCGCTTTACCTACTCATCTATTGAAGAAGCCCTTTTTTCCTCTCCTGAATTATTAAAAAGCAGCCAACAATTCGATGAAGGTGTCATAACAAGATATGATACGGTTAAAACCGATAAACATATCCGTATGATTATTTCCTGTCATTGCGACATTTACGGGACCGAAAACACAATTACGGCTAATACAATAAAAGCAGCCGGTATGCTGCTTCCCGACCTTAATATTATTGCTTTTGATAGTTGGGGACATTATGTGGGGCACCAGATCTGTTTACCTGTCAAATATGATTTGTACCGACAGCTAAAGGAACAAAATGTGTTTGAAGGAAATATTACAGATAAGACAATAGCTGATATTCTCAAAATGGGTGAAGGAGTATTTTATTTTTATTCAATATTTACGGCCAATACGAGTGCTGCACAAACGATTTTGAGCAATAATCACAGATACCTTGATAAAATTGAATCCAAAGATAAATATCTGATTGTCCGAAATGCAGTCACAGCTGACGGAAGAAACCTTTCCGGCAGCTTTGGAATGAAAATGATATTTAGCAAAAAAACGGCAAATAAAAATATTCAGACAGAAACAGTTCCTGCAATGTATGAAGCCAGATTGGATCTATTACTGGAACGAGCCGGAAAACCGTATTCTTTGTTTGAAGAATCTGCTGAAAAACCAGATAAAAGTAATTTCATTGAAGATGCCGGAAATAAAGAGTCAACGGTTAAACCGGACAAAAAACGATATAATATAAATGAATTACATCAAAAGTTTATGGAAGCAAAAAAAGGCGGCGATTTTCCGCTAAACGTTGATTTTCCGCTAAACGTTGACACCAAAAAACAAAGCTCCATAAATAATGAAAATAACGTAAAACAATTAAAACCAGATATATGCCCGAACCCCAAATGTGTTTTCTACAGTAAACTAAATAAAGGCAATATTGTTTTAAATGGAACATACCGTAAAAAAGATGGTAGCGTATCTCGCCGGTTTTTGTGCAAAAAATGTGGTAAATCATTTTGCAACAGAGCCGGAAGTATTTTCTATGGGTTAAGATCTCCGGAAGAAAAAGTTTTGAAATCTATAGAGCTATTGCAGAAAGGAGAGTCCATACAAGGCGTGTCAAAGGCTCTTGGAGTAAAATTCGATACTGTCCGGCACTGGATGAAAATTGCTGCCGAAGAAAAACAGTAA
- a CDS encoding carboxymuconolactone decarboxylase family protein yields MPEDTTTPRQRCGVIGMGIIGVGIAECLIRNGREVSGYDIRPETITKVAGVKVCSSPAEVAINSDVIVISVVNADQARAVLFGPHGIAEGVHPDLIVALMSTIRVPIVIELADESVKNGFKLIDVAITTGGAPTCKGTAGLMAGGDEDTIESIRSVMEEFSSIFSHMGPIGSGMTAKVARNIIHYCASMGAYEGGLLVEAAGVDINKLIEVIRKSDPHNIQSTIILEKRGVKPLDEKALPKETIELFYNAAKLLYKDLDAGIDLANSLGVEVPGAVLAKQRGDLIFGLPLGTTKHIAAEVSDDSDPKRRGAQMLDKVYGKGTVQMPPASDDLPPFVDATLSIVFGNIWTRPQLSIRDRRLLVIGAIAQMDRPDLIETQVLGALANNELTEEQLQEAVLHLAFYCGWPKGTAVFQGVTSALKKFAESRQKPKKDN; encoded by the coding sequence ATGCCTGAAGATACAACGACACCTCGGCAGCGTTGCGGCGTGATTGGTATGGGTATAATCGGCGTCGGTATAGCAGAATGTCTGATTCGAAATGGTCGCGAAGTAAGCGGTTACGATATTCGCCCTGAAACGATAACCAAAGTTGCCGGCGTTAAGGTCTGTAGCTCACCGGCGGAAGTAGCTATTAATTCTGATGTCATTGTAATCTCCGTGGTCAACGCAGACCAAGCCCGCGCGGTGCTCTTCGGTCCTCATGGGATAGCCGAAGGTGTGCATCCTGACCTGATAGTTGCTCTTATGAGTACGATACGCGTACCTATTGTAATAGAATTGGCCGATGAATCCGTTAAAAATGGCTTTAAGCTTATTGATGTTGCAATTACTACCGGTGGCGCACCAACGTGTAAAGGCACCGCCGGTCTGATGGCAGGGGGAGATGAGGATACTATCGAATCTATACGCAGCGTTATGGAGGAATTTTCGTCGATATTCTCGCATATGGGCCCGATCGGCTCAGGTATGACAGCAAAAGTGGCACGCAACATAATCCACTATTGTGCAAGCATGGGAGCTTACGAAGGTGGACTACTGGTGGAGGCAGCCGGTGTAGATATCAATAAGCTGATCGAGGTTATCCGCAAAAGTGATCCCCACAATATTCAAAGCACGATCATACTCGAAAAGCGTGGCGTAAAGCCTCTTGATGAAAAGGCCTTACCTAAAGAGACGATAGAATTGTTTTATAATGCTGCCAAATTGCTTTATAAGGATCTCGATGCAGGTATCGATCTTGCCAATAGTCTTGGCGTTGAAGTACCCGGCGCAGTATTGGCGAAGCAGCGGGGCGATTTGATCTTTGGCTTACCACTGGGTACAACCAAACACATTGCAGCTGAGGTTAGTGACGACTCAGATCCTAAGCGACGCGGCGCTCAAATGCTGGACAAGGTCTACGGAAAAGGCACGGTTCAGATGCCACCGGCCTCCGATGACTTGCCACCGTTTGTTGACGCTACGTTAAGCATTGTGTTTGGAAATATATGGACACGTCCTCAGCTGTCAATCCGCGACCGGCGGCTTTTGGTGATCGGCGCGATAGCGCAGATGGATCGTCCTGATCTGATCGAAACCCAGGTTCTTGGTGCGCTGGCAAACAATGAGTTGACCGAGGAACAATTACAGGAAGCCGTATTGCACCTGGCATTTTACTGCGGTTGGCCTAAAGGCACAGCAGTTTTTCAGGGAGTTACCTCGGCACTCAAGAAGTTTGCCGAATCCAGGCAGAAGCCTAAGAAAGATAATTAA
- a CDS encoding SDR family oxidoreductase: MNKNESHEFEGRVALITGGGRGFGKAFGQALMERGARIVLADIDGVAAEEAAAELRASGGEALPVECDVADEIQVATVIERVVSEYGGIDILINNAGLHSAAYAEPMTTSGIAKLRRLFDVNVMGVIICSLAAHQAMSGRGDSVIINISSSAAYDCPTTYGVSKLAVRGLTITMARDFKADGIRVNAIAPGLIYTDTIRKELPEWILDTIKKQQVLDCEGDINDIVEAMLYLASARSSFITGETLRVSGGYTLAI; this comes from the coding sequence ATGAACAAGAACGAATCTCATGAATTCGAAGGACGAGTCGCTTTGATAACCGGTGGCGGTCGAGGTTTCGGCAAGGCCTTCGGGCAGGCACTCATGGAGCGCGGCGCACGTATCGTTTTGGCGGATATTGATGGTGTAGCAGCGGAGGAAGCTGCTGCTGAACTCCGGGCCAGCGGAGGCGAGGCTCTTCCGGTCGAGTGTGATGTAGCCGATGAGATACAGGTCGCTACCGTGATAGAGCGGGTTGTTTCAGAGTATGGCGGTATCGATATCCTTATAAATAACGCCGGACTGCACTCCGCCGCTTACGCAGAACCAATGACCACCTCGGGAATAGCCAAATTGCGTAGGCTATTCGATGTGAATGTGATGGGTGTAATCATCTGCTCGCTGGCAGCACACCAGGCCATGTCGGGTCGCGGGGACTCAGTGATCATCAATATTTCATCTTCAGCCGCCTATGACTGTCCAACCACCTATGGCGTGTCGAAGCTTGCAGTTCGTGGCCTGACTATCACTATGGCACGCGACTTCAAGGCCGACGGTATCCGCGTGAACGCTATTGCTCCCGGACTGATTTACACCGACACGATCCGGAAAGAATTGCCGGAGTGGATTCTTGACACCATAAAGAAACAGCAAGTCCTGGATTGTGAAGGTGATATTAATGATATAGTCGAAGCAATGCTGTATCTGGCCTCAGCACGATCATCCTTTATTACAGGTGAAACATTGCGGGTGAGCGGGGGTTATACTCTGGCAATCTGA
- a CDS encoding SDR family oxidoreductase, protein MSTSGISNLLNLNGKVAIVTGAAMGIGQGIALRLAEAGASVLISDINADAASHTKEQITRSGGKAAVIQADASISGDADRVVQTAVAKFGQLDILVNNAGIYIPSAFMDLSEELLIKTMDINLKGLFFYSKAAAKKMIEGGQGGRIINIASCGAIVPSGNLIHYDATKGGVISLTKSLAKELGQHNILINAIAPGGVPTPGGAAVLASLNLPPDAIPPARSVLGRWGTPDDIAKVVCFLSSSMSDYMTGSIVVVDGGYLLM, encoded by the coding sequence ATGAGCACATCAGGAATATCTAACTTACTTAATCTTAATGGGAAAGTTGCAATTGTTACAGGTGCTGCAATGGGGATAGGCCAGGGAATTGCCCTTAGATTGGCTGAAGCAGGAGCTTCAGTGTTAATTTCAGATATTAATGCAGATGCAGCCAGTCATACCAAAGAGCAAATTACCAGGTCGGGAGGAAAAGCTGCTGTGATTCAGGCCGATGCATCAATCTCCGGCGATGCAGATCGTGTGGTGCAAACAGCTGTTGCCAAATTTGGACAGCTTGATATCCTTGTAAACAATGCCGGCATTTATATTCCTTCTGCTTTTATGGATTTATCCGAAGAATTATTGATTAAAACTATGGATATCAATCTAAAAGGACTCTTCTTCTATAGCAAGGCTGCTGCAAAAAAGATGATTGAAGGCGGTCAAGGAGGAAGAATCATCAATATTGCCTCATGCGGTGCAATTGTTCCGTCCGGTAATCTTATTCATTATGACGCTACAAAAGGTGGTGTAATATCTCTTACCAAATCTTTAGCCAAAGAACTGGGCCAGCATAATATTTTAATAAACGCTATTGCTCCCGGCGGCGTTCCTACGCCGGGTGGGGCAGCAGTTTTGGCATCGCTGAACTTACCACCAGACGCAATACCTCCGGCGCGTTCTGTTCTTGGCCGCTGGGGAACTCCTGATGACATAGCCAAAGTTGTATGTTTTTTGTCAAGCAGTATGTCTGATTATATGACCGGCAGTATTGTAGTTGTTGATGGGGGTTATCTTCTAATGTGA
- a CDS encoding xanthine dehydrogenase family protein molybdopterin-binding subunit: MGNYAVIGKPLPRVDGIIKANGEAQFTTDISLPGMLYGKILRSPYPHARIVKIDTSKAERVKGVKAVITGHDIVDIKYGFMMLALPGSGDQYLLARDKVNYIGDEVAAVAAVSEDAAEEALELIEVDYEELPPVFSIEEAIREGAPLIHEGFKGNISAGAKLEFGDVEAGFRDSDYIREDKFITGAVQHCYMEPNVSIADFDSSGKLTLWTSTQAPFMLKNPLAVLLGIEPGKVRVIKPPMGGGFGGKMEIFPLYLCCALLSQKTGRPVRIYYTREEEFTAGRRRHPLEVILKIGVKKDGTIISRTAKTMIDGGAYSSLGHGAAILSNLWLTLPYRLPNMKFESCRVYTNNTPCGAMRGFMSPQIRLASEVQLDAVAEELGLDPLELRIKNGLKAGDITSNGLKISSGSVSKCLRTAALASQWKSKYRKLPPLQGIGVACSSFECGPSFPMMGPFTASSTIFVKANTDGTVMIISGASDIGQGSDTVLSQIVAEELGIELEDTKITIPDTDLTPPDLFSSGSRVTFQTGNAAKRAAADLKQKLLQAVAGKLEARVEDMKARKRRIYVKGMPDKGFSFTEAIALCQMAQGGMAVTGAGSYSPEMGQVDMVTGYGNYSPAYSFVAVIAEVRVDQETGHVKVGKLTVSDDCGRVINPLGLTGQIEGSAAMGLGYTFHEELLISEGKTLNPSFIDYKIPTAFEMTEMENIFIESNDPGGPFGAKESGEGLLAPIAPAIFNAIYDATGIRFKELPLTPEKILRQLQEKKVA, encoded by the coding sequence ATGGGAAATTATGCTGTAATTGGAAAACCACTACCGCGGGTAGATGGAATAATTAAAGCAAATGGGGAAGCACAGTTTACCACGGATATATCTTTACCTGGCATGTTATACGGTAAAATCCTGCGCAGCCCTTATCCCCATGCAAGGATTGTGAAAATTGATACAAGCAAAGCGGAAAGGGTTAAAGGAGTAAAAGCGGTTATTACCGGGCACGACATTGTAGACATTAAATACGGGTTTATGATGCTTGCATTGCCGGGAAGTGGTGATCAATACCTTTTGGCACGGGATAAGGTAAACTATATCGGTGATGAGGTTGCGGCGGTAGCTGCAGTCAGTGAAGATGCCGCAGAAGAGGCTTTGGAGCTTATCGAGGTTGACTATGAAGAGCTTCCTCCCGTTTTTTCAATAGAAGAAGCAATAAGAGAAGGGGCTCCATTAATCCATGAGGGTTTTAAAGGAAATATTTCGGCCGGGGCAAAACTGGAATTCGGCGACGTTGAGGCAGGCTTTCGGGATTCCGACTATATCCGGGAGGATAAGTTTATAACCGGGGCTGTACAGCATTGTTACATGGAACCTAATGTTTCTATAGCCGATTTCGATTCTTCAGGGAAGCTGACCCTTTGGACTTCTACCCAGGCCCCTTTTATGTTGAAAAATCCTCTGGCGGTTCTTTTGGGTATTGAGCCGGGCAAAGTAAGGGTGATAAAGCCCCCAATGGGAGGCGGCTTCGGTGGAAAAATGGAAATTTTCCCCCTTTATCTCTGTTGTGCCTTACTCTCACAAAAGACAGGCCGACCGGTCAGGATTTACTACACTCGGGAAGAGGAGTTTACCGCAGGCAGGAGAAGACATCCCCTGGAAGTGATTTTGAAGATCGGGGTTAAGAAAGATGGAACAATCATAAGCCGGACAGCAAAGACAATGATTGATGGAGGTGCATACAGCAGCCTCGGGCATGGTGCTGCCATACTTTCCAACCTGTGGCTTACGCTTCCCTATAGGCTGCCTAATATGAAGTTTGAATCCTGCCGTGTATATACCAACAACACCCCCTGCGGGGCAATGCGGGGATTTATGTCACCTCAGATTCGACTGGCTTCGGAAGTGCAACTGGATGCGGTAGCTGAAGAATTAGGCTTAGACCCGCTTGAGCTAAGAATTAAAAACGGTCTTAAGGCCGGAGATATAACCTCAAACGGCCTTAAAATTTCAAGCGGAAGCGTGTCAAAATGTTTACGCACGGCTGCCCTGGCCTCACAATGGAAGTCCAAATACAGAAAACTTCCTCCTCTACAGGGAATCGGCGTTGCTTGCAGCAGCTTTGAGTGCGGTCCCAGTTTTCCCATGATGGGTCCCTTCACGGCTTCTTCTACTATCTTTGTTAAAGCCAATACTGACGGCACGGTTATGATAATTTCCGGTGCTTCCGATATCGGCCAGGGATCTGATACAGTGCTTTCGCAAATCGTAGCGGAAGAACTGGGTATAGAATTGGAGGATACAAAAATCACAATCCCTGATACGGATTTAACACCCCCCGATTTGTTCAGCTCAGGGAGCCGGGTTACTTTCCAAACCGGTAATGCAGCCAAACGGGCGGCTGCTGATTTGAAGCAGAAGCTTTTACAGGCGGTTGCAGGAAAACTGGAAGCAAGAGTTGAAGACATGAAAGCAAGAAAACGGAGAATCTATGTAAAAGGTATGCCCGACAAGGGATTTTCTTTTACTGAGGCAATAGCGCTATGTCAGATGGCTCAAGGTGGCATGGCTGTTACGGGAGCAGGTTCATATAGCCCGGAAATGGGTCAAGTAGATATGGTGACAGGATACGGCAATTATTCACCTGCTTACAGCTTTGTAGCAGTAATTGCAGAGGTAAGGGTTGATCAGGAAACAGGTCATGTAAAGGTGGGAAAGCTTACGGTTTCTGATGATTGCGGACGTGTCATTAATCCACTGGGATTGACGGGTCAGATTGAGGGGTCGGCAGCAATGGGACTCGGATACACTTTTCACGAAGAATTGCTCATCAGTGAGGGCAAAACATTAAATCCGTCATTTATTGACTACAAAATACCTACAGCGTTTGAGATGACGGAAATGGAAAATATCTTTATCGAATCCAATGATCCAGGTGGTCCTTTTGGTGCAAAGGAAAGCGGGGAAGGCCTGCTGGCTCCCATTGCCCCTGCTATTTTTAACGCAATCTACGATGCGACAGGCATAAGATTCAAAGAGCTTCCCTTGACCCCGGAAAAGATTCTCCGGCAGCTTCAGGAGAAAAAAGTTGCATGA